One Pseudonocardia sediminis DNA window includes the following coding sequences:
- a CDS encoding acyl-CoA dehydrogenase family protein: MTWELDEAHADFAASCRAFVDKQVRPLVDEAETTGVFPQELWKQFGAAGILGLCTPDEFGGSEGDSLAVALVSEELARAGGGIAISPLVSAYMAGTHFVRYGSDAQKQRWLAPIASGEAVAAIAVTEPGTGSDVAGITSRAKASDDGWVLDGRKMFITNAGLADVLVVGARTGEPGHRGITLFAVEKGTPGLSFSKPLKKMGWHSSDTREVVLDGVQVSREDIVGAEGRGFYQIMDGFELERIALAGMGVGHAAECLDLARRYVSEREAFGAPLSALQTIRHRIAEMEIELEAARLVTYQAAARLDAGHPEAGQSVARAKYLAAVMANRVADDAVQLFGGAGFLDESPVARHYRDVRVLRIGGGTDEIQLEIMTRGMHS, from the coding sequence CGGCCAGCTGCCGCGCGTTCGTGGACAAGCAGGTCCGCCCGCTGGTGGACGAGGCCGAGACGACCGGTGTGTTCCCGCAGGAGCTGTGGAAGCAGTTCGGCGCCGCCGGGATCCTCGGCCTCTGCACGCCCGACGAGTTCGGCGGCAGCGAGGGCGACAGCCTCGCGGTGGCGCTGGTGTCCGAGGAGCTGGCCCGCGCCGGCGGCGGGATCGCGATCAGCCCGCTGGTCAGCGCGTACATGGCCGGCACGCACTTCGTCCGCTACGGCAGCGACGCCCAGAAGCAGCGCTGGCTCGCCCCGATCGCCTCCGGCGAGGCGGTGGCCGCGATCGCGGTGACCGAGCCGGGCACCGGGTCCGACGTCGCCGGCATCACCAGCCGGGCGAAGGCGTCCGACGACGGCTGGGTCCTCGACGGCCGCAAGATGTTCATCACCAACGCCGGCCTGGCCGACGTGCTCGTCGTCGGTGCCCGCACCGGCGAGCCGGGGCACCGCGGCATCACGCTGTTCGCGGTCGAGAAGGGCACGCCCGGCCTGTCGTTCTCGAAGCCCCTGAAGAAGATGGGCTGGCACTCCTCGGACACGCGCGAGGTCGTCCTCGACGGCGTCCAGGTGTCCCGCGAGGACATCGTCGGCGCCGAGGGCCGCGGTTTCTACCAGATCATGGACGGCTTCGAGCTGGAGCGGATCGCGCTGGCCGGGATGGGTGTCGGGCACGCCGCCGAGTGCCTGGACCTGGCCCGTCGCTACGTCTCCGAGCGCGAGGCGTTCGGCGCTCCGCTCTCGGCGTTGCAGACGATCCGGCACAGGATCGCCGAGATGGAGATCGAGCTGGAGGCCGCGCGGCTGGTCACCTACCAGGCCGCGGCGCGCCTGGACGCCGGTCACCCGGAGGCCGGGCAGTCGGTCGCCCGGGCCAAGTACCTGGCCGCGGTGATGGCCAACCGGGTCGCCGACGACGCCGTGCAGCTCTTCGGCGGCGCCGGCTTCCTCGACGAGTCCCCGGTCGCCCGCCACTACCGCGACGTCCGCGTGCTCCGGATCGGGGGCGGCACCGACGAGATCCAGCTGGAGATCATGACCCGCGGGATGCACTCGTGA